The following are encoded in a window of Colletotrichum lupini chromosome 3, complete sequence genomic DNA:
- a CDS encoding serine/threonine-protein kinase cot-1, with product MTLLHLTAGAASQVSVPLCSVHPIITPPPSPSPPILRPTPNPKASSNLGISLFVPPLYQVLDRLLVCVLRAKYRLSCRSRDLNLFLSLPSLLDTSTSASFAFPHLAQATRCFNLSPPVTCIHRLHIASFLALPGSRCSRPALLAPGKFHPLEHQAPLRHLCTSLLHRQAPYQQILASHPFFFSAGEHTDRQTSFLDRLYTTLTQLAKGTHLPFIKFQWVARTSHPLTRPPQSILLDFRPGGRPQSIQPPALTLRTAAATFPSPLAASPPSTTLVSPAQPAQLPTPTRTRRAPPESRRNFYTMEGNNNRLYLNIGNQNDRLGPGGDRQYPTTPSTFPQPVFPHQGQQQQQHHQQAGGMQHQQQQHPGQQQQQQYATGYAQQGYFHPSQQQGQYPPQGHGDYNAGYQPRSNTPGTNDPNVGLAHQFSHQNLGGAARASPYGSRGPSPAQRPRTAGASGQTPQGYGHYATPPMPNQQAAPVEVFAPAPERLYEKYGPNANNNQKKCTQLASDFFKDSVKRARERNQRQSEMEVKLSEPGQSQQRREQIWSTAGRKEGQYLRFLRTKDKPENYNTIKIIGKGAFGEVKLVQKKNDGKVYAMKSLIKTEMFKKDQLAHVRSERDILAESDSPWVVKLFTTFQDSYFLYMLMEFLPGGDLMTMLIKYEIFSEDITRFYIAEIVLAIEAVHKLGFIHRDIKPDNILLDRGGHVKLTDFGLSTGFNRLHDNNYYQQLLQGRSNKPRDRNSVAIDQINLTVSNRSQINDWRRSRRLMAYSTVGTPDYIAPEIFTGHGYTFDCDWWSLGTIMFECLVGWPPFCAEDSHDTYRKIVNWRQTLYFPDDIQLGVEAENLIRSLICNTENRLGRSGAHEIKQHSFFRGVEFDSLRRIRAPFEPRLTSAIDTTYFPTDEIDQTDNATILKAQAVQQARSGVPAVVEESPEMSLPFIGYTFKRATNALFWWPACCDLYPDPGVYRYHAEQDAEIRRTKRIPISDSLATPFCLLPNQYTQILVLQDLHLPLFFVFNHCIQGVYSHQRHQVAQIIVFIMRNMMKKTDSRGQREEGMSGCTGNAGSINDAFENKTWDLMVHNVCDGFIVGLWWL from the exons ATGACTCTGCTCCACCTCACTGCCGGGGCCGCTTCGCAGGTGTCCGTCCCTCTGTGCAGTGTGCACCCCATCATCACCCCTCCTccttccccctcccctcccattCTCAGACCGACCCCAAATCCCAAGGCCTCCTCAAACCTTGGAATCAGCCTATTCGTGCCTCCTTTGTACCAAGTCCTCGACCGCCTCCTCGTGTGCGTGCTGAGAGCAAAGTACAGA CTATCCTGTCGGTCTCGTGACTTGaacctctttctctctctcccgtCCCTCCTCGACACCTCGACGTCTGCCAGCTTTGCCTTTCCTCACCTCGCTCAAGCCACGAGGTGCTTCAACCTATCGCCTCCTGTTACCTGTATACACCGACTACACATAGCTAGCTTCCTAGCTCTGCCCGGTAGTCGTTGTTCTCGCCCTGCACTGTTGGCACCGGGGAAATTCCACCCCTTGGAGCATCAAGCCCCTCTACGCCACCTTTGCACCTCTTTGCTCCATCGGCAAGCGCCCTATCAACAAATCCTCGCCTCccaccccttttttttttctgctGGTGAGCATACGGATAGACAAACTAGCTTCCTCGACCGCCTTTACACTACACTCACTCAACTTGCCAAG GGCACGCACTTACCATTCATCAAGTTCCAGTGGGTTGCGAGGACCTCCCATCCACTCACCCGCCCACCGCAATCTATTCTTCTCGACTTCCGCCCCGGGGGACGACCCCAATCCATCCAACCACCCGCCTTGACCCTGCGCACTGCGGCTGCAACCTTCCCATCTCCTTTAGCAGCCTCCCCGCCGTCTACCACTCTAGTC TCGCCCGCACAGCCTGCGCAACTACCAACCCCTACCCGCACACGACGTGCCCCCCCCGAGTCAAGACGAAACTTCTACACAATggagggtaataataaccgtCTCTACCTCAACATCGGTAACCAAAACGATCGTCTGGGTCCCGGCGGCGACCGACAGTATCCCACCACGCCTTCTACCTTTCCTCAGCCCGTCTTCCCTCACCAAggccaacagcagcagcagcaccaccAACAAGCCGGCGGTATGCAGCATCAACAGCAGCAACACCcggggcagcagcagcaacagcagtaTGCGACCGGTTATGCTCAACAGGGCTACTTCCACCCGAGCCAGCAGCAGGGCCAATATCCTCCCCAGGGCCACGGCGACTACAACGCGGGCTATCAGCCTCGATCCAACACCCCGGGAACCAATGATCCCAATGTCGGTCTCGCCCACCAATTCTCTCACCAGAACCTAGGCGGCGCTGCTCGGGCGTCGCCCTACGGTTCCCGCGGGCCCTCGCCCGCTCAAAGACCTCGCACTGCCGGTGCCTCGGGACAGACGCCTCAGGGTTACGGACACTATGCGACGCCGCCGATGCCGAACCAGCAGGCAGCTCCCGTCGAGGTCTTTGCTCCTGCTCCTGAGCGACTCTACGAGAAGTACGGCCCGAACGCCAACAACAACCAGAAGAAGTGTACCCAATTGGCATCCGATTTCTTCAAGGACAGCGTCAAGCGTGCTAGAGAACGCAACCAGAG ACAATCCGAGATGGAGGTGAAGCTTTCCGAGCCTGGCCAGAGCCAGCAAAGGCGCGAGCAGATTTGGTCCACGGCCGGTCGCAAGGAGGGTCAATACCTGCGATTCCTACGAACCAAGGACAAGCCCGAGAACTACAACACCATCAAGATCATCGGCAAGGGTGCTTTCGGAGAAGTCAAGCTGGTCCAGAAGAAGAATGATGGCAAGGTGTACGCCATGAAGTCTCTGATAAAGACGGAGATGTTCAAGAAGGACCAACTTGCCCACGTCCGTTCTGAGAGAGATATCTTGGCCGAGTCGGACAGTCCCTGGGTCGTCAAGCTCTTTACGACTTTCCAGGACTCTTACTTCCTGTACATGTTGATGGAGTTCTTGCCCGGAGGTGACTTGATGACCATGCTGATCAAGTACGAAATCTTCTCTGAAGACATTACGCGCTTCTACATTGCCGAGATCGTGCTTGCGATTGAGGCAGTCCACAAGCTGGGCTTCATTCATCG TGATATCAAACCCGATAATATTCTACTGGACCGTGGAGGTCACGTCAAGCTTACCGATTTCGGACTCTCGACCGGTTTCAACCGCTTGCACGACAACAACTACTACCAACAGCTGCTGCAGGGCCGATCTAACAAACCGCGCGACCGTAACTCTGTTGCCATTGACCAAATCAACCTTACCGTCAGCAACAGATCCCAGATCAACGACTGGCGTCGGTCGAGAAGACTGATGGCCTATTCCACCGTCGGAACGCCCGATTACATCGCTCCCGAGATCTTCACAGGTCACGGCTACACCTTCGACTGCGATTGGTGGTCCCTGGGCACCATTATGTTTGAGTGCTTGGTTGGATGGCCTCCTTTCTGCGCCGAGGACAGCCACGACACATACCGCAAGATTGTCAATTGGAGACAAACGCTGTACTTCCCTGATGATATCCAGCTTGGTGTGGAAGCCGAGAACCTGATTAGAAG CTTGATCTGTAACACAGAGAACCGCTTGGGTCGCTCGGGCGCCCACGAAATCAAGCAGCACTCATTCTTCAGAGGAGTTGAGTTCGATAGCCTGCGTCGCATCAGAGCTCCTTTCGAGCCTCGCTTGACTTCAGCCATCGATACCACGTACTTCCCGACCGATGAGATTGATCAGACTGATAACGCCACGATTCTCAAGGCTCAGGCCGTTCAGCAAGCCCGCTCGGGTGTGCCAGCGGTGGTCGAGGAGTCTCCCGAGATGAGCTTGCCTTTCATTGGATACACCTTCAAGCG CGCGACAAACGCATTGTTTTGGTGGCCAGCTTGTTGCGACTTGTATCCCGATCCCGGGGTGTACCGATATCATGCCGAGCAAGACGCGGAGATTCGGAGGACCAAGAGAATACCTATCAGTGATTCGCTGGCGACTCCATTTTGCCTACTGCCAAACCAATACACCCAGATTCTTGTCTTACAAGATTTGCATTTACCGTTGTTTTTTGTTTTCAATCACTGCATACAGGGCGTTTACTCGCATCAAAGACACCAAGTCGCACAAATCAT AGTTTTCATTATGAGAAACATGATGAAGAAGACGGATAGTAGGGGGCAGCGTGAGGAGGGGATGTCAGGATGTACTGGTAATGCTGGATCTATCA ACGATGCATTTGAGAACAAGACTTGGGACTTGATGGTTCATAATGTTTGTGATGGTTTTATTGTCGGCCTCTGGTGGCTATAG
- a CDS encoding meiotically up-regulated 80 protein: protein MPGGVCAVLDYEVDQMAEFVAEMATRVVMPLSTTAVTPPFRKFVSQILSSTRLPKSTILLGMNYLAKRVNTLKQNNPSYTVPEGQVWRMLTVSLLLGSKFLDDNTFQNRSWSEVSGIPVAELNALEHEWLEQSGWRLYVNLDYSADYKAWLTSWDEWKILKDQAAARVTRERLVPAIDTNINNRYGGRSSYHTFVQQQAAEYERYEAIKRNELAHQQAYGGNWSWQNAPLTPPDSGYGTPEYINSATSTNARYNDWFSQAATTGQWNTRYQQPSHNYYGHRHNQQNFSGHYGYQQTMWEHGVAECSCANCVGPTKASSYFAHLSFGQPVMG from the coding sequence ATGCCCGGAGGTGTCTGTGCCGTTCTCGACTACGAGGTCGACCAAATGGCCGAGTTCGTTGCCGAGATGGCCACCCGCGTTGTTATGCCGCTGTCGACCACGGCCGTCACGCCCCCGTTCCGCAAGTTCGTCTCGCAGATCCTGTCATCGACGAGATTGCCCAAGAGCACCATTCTCCTCGGCATGAACTACCTGGCGAAGCGGGTCAACACCCTCAAGCAGAACAACCCCTCGTACACTGTACCCGAGGGACAGGTTTGGCGCATGCTGACCGTTTCCCTCCTGCTTGGAAGCAAGTTTTTGGACGACAACACCTTCCAGAACCGTTCTTGGTCTGAGGTGAGCGGCATCCCCGTCGCTGAGCTCAACGCTCTGGAACACGAGTGGCTCGAGCAATCCGGCTGGCGTCTCTACGTCAACCTGGATTACAGCGCAGACTACAAGGCTTGGCTCACCAGCTGGGATGAATGGAAGATCCTAAAGGACCAGGCTGCGGCAAGAGTCACCCGCGAGAGACTCGTCCCCGCCATCGACACCAACATCAACAACAGATACGGTGGACGATCCTCCTATCATACGTTTGTTCAGCAGCAGGCGGCTGAATACGAGCGCTACGAGGCTATCAAGCGCAACGAGTTGGCTCATCAGCAAGCCTACGGCGGCAACTGGAGTTGGCAGAATGCCCCGCTCACTCCTCCCGATTCTGGCTATGGCACGCCCGAGTACATTAATTCAGCCACCTCTACCAACGCTCGCTACAACGATTGGTTCTCCCAGGCCGCTACCACTGGCCAGTGGAACACCCGCTATCAGCAGCCCTCGCACAACTACTATGGTCACCGCCACAACCAACAGAACTTCTCTGGACACTATGGTTACCAGCAAACCATGTGGGAGCACGGTGTTGCGGAGTGTAGCTGTGCGAACTGCGTTGGTCCTACCAAGGCATCATCATACTTTGCCCACCTTAGCTTTGGCCAGCCTGTAATGGGCTAA